The Phycodurus eques isolate BA_2022a chromosome 8, UOR_Pequ_1.1, whole genome shotgun sequence nucleotide sequence AGCCGGAGCATGAAAACAGGATCTCGCATGttttctctgacagtgtcaagaCAGGGATCGCCAACACTTTGGGTATGCAAGCCTAAAAATGAACAGACACAAATGTTCTTGTGCAATTATCCACTGGAACATTTAATTTTCCCAGGAAACAAAGGAGCAGTCGGAGTGTCCTTCATGTTCAATGGAACATCCTTCGGTTTTGTCAACAGCCACCTGACGTCGGGAAGTGAGAAAAAGCTCAGGTGGGCAGGACGTGTCGGTTCTCATCTCTTCTGGGTTTGCTCAAAGAGCGTGTTTTGAATTTAAACAATCATCTACATTTGCCCGTCTTTGCAGGCGTAACCAAAACTATTTCAACATTTTGCGATTCCTCAATCTGGGAGATAAGAAGCTCAATCCGTTTGACATCACCCATCAATTCACGCACCTCTTCTGGCTTGGCGATCTCAACTATCGGGTGGACTTCCCAAATACGGTAAAGCCAATATTACACACGCATAAATGTAGGTGTTAGGTGTGTTGTAGCTCTGGACAGGCGTGTGGCGAAACAAATGATAGTGAAAGTTGCTGCGAGTGTTTTGGGGTAACATTTTGCACCTTGTCAGGAAGCAGATTATGTGGTATCAAAGATCAAGCAGCAGCAGTACCAGGAACTCCTGTGCAGGGACCAGCTTAACATGGAGATCAACGAAGACAAGGTCTTCTTGCACTTCGGTACGTCCTGATTGATCAAACTCATACTTTGAAAAATTCTAAGTACTGagaatttttcttttctgtctctCTTTCGAATCGTAGCTGAGGAGGAGATCACATTTGCGCCCACCTATCGGTTTGAGCGCTATACGCGTGACAAGTATGCCTACACAAAGGCCAAAACCACAGGGGTACGCTTGTGTTTTGCCAGATGTTTTACCCCCTTCCACTGCTTAATGCTCTGACATGTCCACACAAATACAGTGTGTTTCTCAGTGTGTTTCTCGGAAACAAAAGGCATCCTTACTCCCCCGACAAGGGGTGGGAATTGCAAGTAACTCCGAATATAATCGGGATATTTTACGCATAACGATAACATCACGATACAGCGATTGTGCgatatattttataatgtattcATAAAGTTACTCGCACTTGGGGTTTTCTTGGGGACCACTCGTGATCTGcaaaccacactttgagaaaccctgagtatatatatatatatatatatatatatatatatatgctttaaTATAATCAAGTGTTTACACTGAAATTTCGCAGACCAAGTATAATTTGCCGTCATGGTGCGATCGTGTCTTGCGGAAGTCGTACCCTCTGGTCCACGTGGTCTGCCAAGCCTATGGTGAGTCATTTTAAGCGAATTGTTTttatcccaaaaatatttgctaactttaaatatatatatatatatatatataaaataaactaaCTTGAAGGCTTTTGATACAAGTGTTTGTTCTCACTTGGCCAGGCTGCACAAACGACATTATGACCAGTGACCACTCACCGGTATTCGCCTCCTTTGAAGTGGGCGTAGCCTCACAGTTTGTCTCCAAGCGAGGTTTGTTCATGCTACCCCCCACTCGTCCTCTCCAAAAACACTGAGTTGtatgttttccttttcttttctccaGATCCAAACAGTCCACCCCAAGGCGGCATCCAGATCATGAACTGTAAGGCCACCCTGCTGACAAAGTCAAAGACGAAGTTCTTTATCGAATACCATTCCAGCTGCTTGGAGAGTAAGCTAATAGACCTTTTGACCACCCCTATGGTTGAAACCCGTCAGGTCGAACATGCTTGTTTATACTGCGATGCATTAATCGCTGTTAATATTCAAACgtaaaaaatattaacatttaGCATTAGTGAAAAGGCATGTAATAGGAAGGCGAGATTCATGTCACAGATGCGCCTCCCGCAAATAGTTTTATAATGTTCCTATTTGACGTGCAAGTGTAAAAACATAGAcacaactttattttaaaatataaaacacttGACCTTAACATTGCTAACAAGTGACGATGCGTGCAGTGATAATGGAGTCTACCGACTTTTTTTCAGGTATTTGAGTTGATTTTACATGACATCATCCATGACAACAGTCTGTCTTTTtgaattaccgtattttcacgaccataaggcgcaccgtattaaaaggcgcagtctcagtcactctttctgtatttaacacatacataaggtgcaccgtattattgggtgcaggcatggtaaaacatacgctagcttaaaacataccttagcatgcatgcacgctaaaacaggCAGCGGGAGctaaactgagttcggttgtactttattgaagtatttaacaatgtactcatgttattttttgaccaatcctcatccacaaatccatcaaagtcctcatcttctgtatccgaaatgaacaactggacaagttctccatcaaacacgccaggttggAGTttcttcgtcaagcctcctggaatgacggcaagctccgagttattgcactcagtcgaatggtgactgtagagacgcttctcccggctgttctttgctcattaagcCATTGCCCGAGTtgggtcttccaactcgggccacctcgccttgtttccacgttttgttttctttttttttcgcagaaactcagcttcgtcttcttgacttggagaagctcgttttcctgcttcctccacttgcgaaccatggattcgttgatcttgaattctctcgcggctgctcgattcccatgttcctccgcgtaactgatagcttgcagtttaaactgtgctttgtaagcgtctcttcgtaggtgccatttttgggggtccttagccaaaccgatgcacataccggcgctatttACCTACTGGGGGCttgcctttagcatcctctttcacgcgcaccctttccCCTTTAACGTCTgccctcagtcacgtccgccttcctctatataagcagcgtgtcggcaggaaatgctcccagtcagtcaagcggaccactcattaaagtcacacaacaacatttgcagattttggaagtcggtgcacacataaggcacgccgcattataagacgccccgtccattttggagaaattgtcagacttttaagtgtgcattatggtcgtgaaaatacggcagttgtaaaaaaaaaaaaataataataaataaataaataaaaaatcatgatgaagagtttttattttaaattacatttcctAACTGTAACAATATGTACCATAAGTACACAAGCAGCAGCTTATTATAAAAGTACATCGTATGGCCCTCGACAACCGTTTCAGTTTCACACGTAGCCGATTCGAAAAATGAATTGCAAACCACCGACTTACAGTATGTGACTGCGCAGTCAGGTGATTTGGTCCAGTTCTCTAGGGTAGCAGTCACCAGTCTTTTTTACACCATGGACCAGTTTCacaaaaagacatattttgacagaccgTTGTAGCCACTGTACAGCAAGACTGAGATGCCCACGAAGCCCGCCGCGTCGTCGGCTGCCCCTTTGCCACTGTCGCCACCTTGCCAGTGTCGCCGTTTGCAGAGTACATGCTCGCAGCTGAGCTCAATTGAACTGAGAAAGGAACGAATCAGTTCATGAAGTGATCCCATTCAGTACATAAAAGATTTGTTCGTTTGAACAAGTCATTCACGAATGACACAACGCTACTCGAGCCCTGTCTACCTTTTTGCTTACCTGCCCACCAGGggtgtacttactgtatgtgtggtTTGAATTCCGACGTTTTGTGCGACTTTACAGGCGGATCAATTCTGAATTGTACAACCTCGACTTCAGGAGTTACATTATACCTTAATCACAGCAGCCTCACAGACAGAACATGAAAACTGAAACATTTCACTGAATTCCTCCAGAAACTGTCAGGACCTGCGAAGGTGAAAACATGGAGCATTTGGACGGGTCCATCAAAGTGTGGTTCGGCAACCAAGTTAAGGCAAGTAGAGGATTCTCCTTCGAAGAAGGGGGATCTGTTGCAGAGTCGAGTGAATCTTGTCTATCGATATCCAGCTTACGCCAATCATCTCGGACGCTGAGTACCTTCTGGACCAACACATCCTCATCTGCGTAAAGTCCACCGACTCGGACGAGTCATATGGTAAAGACGGCTGACAAAGGCGGCGAAAAAGACATGAAATAAAAGGTTTTGTTTACATCTGTTCAAAGGTGAGGGATGCGTGGCCCTACGAGCCGCCCAGTTCTGCTACACAGAGTTCCAGGTGGCGCTCACACACAATAGCGAGAAATCTGGCGTGTTGACCGGCGGTATTCAACTACCCACTTCCGAAGGCAAACCCACAGAGAAGTTATACGGTGAGTCTAATCACTTCATTTAATTGTCAACATTGgcttcatccattttttttcttggtctcTTAAGACTTTGTCAAAGTGGAAAGAGACGACTCCAAAGGCAAAAGCGGCGACAGGACTCCGGCCAGCCAATCGGCACATGACATATCCAACCCGAGCTACATGGAGGTGTCCTACAAGAGCGGCAATGTGATTGACAAGGGCTGGAGTTACAGCATGCCGCCCAGGAGCCTGCCCATCGGGGGCCTAGCCGGAATAGACTCCAAGAAGAGTCCCACTGGAAAACCTTTGAAGCCAGTGTAAGTGCCTGGTTTCACAGAAAGCCGCTTTTTTGATGACGCAgcacagttcagttcagtttgcCACGGTATGGTTTTGATCGGTAAATCCCGATCCCTTTTTCCACTGTCTGTGACACCGTAGCCACAGCGTGTAACTTTTTTGAAATGTGCTTATTGTTATCTACCAATTCAACTCCCTTATTCAATGGCAACACAGCAAAGTACATAATGAACTGAACCGTACTGCTTAATGGAAATGTGGATTTTGTCTCTTAGGGGTGTGGAGGCGTCGGAGATGTTCGACAATCCACTCTATGGATCCATGAGAACATCACAAAGCCAGTCCAAGGACCACGATACCATGCAGAAGAACCAGCTTATGCAGCCAGATCCCATTTTAGGACCTAAGACACCGGACGGAGACCCCGAACGCCCCCCGGTGCCCACCCCTCGCAATCGTTCCTTCACCTGCTCCGAGTCTAAGCCTCCCCTTCCAGCCGCCGTCGCCCAGCACAAGAAGCCAGTGTTTCTGTCACGGTCGCAGGGCTGTGTGGTCAACAGCCGACCGCCGGTGCCCACCAAGGGCCCCAAACTTAGTGACTACAGGGACAACTCTGAACTCCCCATCAAGCACAGACCGCCAACGAGAGCCGGCCAGATGCTGCTGCAAAAAGACCGTAAGGATGGTGTTTCCACACCTACAATTGACAACACAGTTGACAGTTTGGTCTGTTTTCTCCCCAATTCACTTCCAAAGAATAACACAAATCGTAAAAGACGAGTTCGGTCAGACAGTGGCCTCATCTGGTTATTATCTGGGGTTGCGGCACTATTCTGTTGTTGGTCAAACCTGTCAATTCGGTCCGTAACTGACGTCAGTTTGCTGTATCATTGCACCGAAAACCACATTAGAGTTCATTTGGAATTGTCACAAAAGCTCTCGAACCGGTTGATTTACTTTCCGCACAAGGTTTGTTTCACACCGGATCAATGGACCACACTAAAGGGGGAAAACGGACTGAAGGCTGACCTAATCATTGTCTTGTAAATGTCCACTCCAGTATGTCTTGTGatggtatcttttttttttttttttcagcgcaTCCCAACGTTCCCAAGGTGGGCCATTCCGTGAATTGAGATCAGGTTACAGCTGAGGACACCGCTTTCCCGCTGCACAACGATTCCTCCGTTATGATCTTTTCGTGCCTGATTTCTGCTGAGCTGAATGTtgataatatatttttacaccCACACTGCCAGTGAATGTTTACAGTCGCATCTTGCACATCTTGTACGTTTGATGCCACTGAGATTTATGATCATTGCTCCAATAAATCTAACTCCAAAATCTGGAATTTCAGTACAGTACCTGTGTGTTTTAGCACGATAAATACACTCACTTGAGTAATGATAAATTGCTAACATAAGCTGTCATCTACTGGTACTACCACACAGTACATACACAGAGAGACCACAATACAATTTAACCTAATCTAACGATGAGTCACTTTTTGAACCACTACAGAAATCATGACGATcaaatgaaattgtattttgttatttcaaaGCTAAAATGTTTCAGACATGTTGTATAAACAAGTAAATGGCTACCAAGTAAGTGCCCACCTGACATGATGAAGCTATGAAAAAAACTTGTTGCGGTTAGGGCTGCGCTGCCAGACATacccaaaatatttgtttctttatttctttagtttaaaaaaaaatccagttgtGGGTGAAGCAGATAAATCGAGTGCATGTCATAAATAGCTGAATAGGGAAGAGCGCAAGACTGCTTAAAAGTGAAATAGAGACTTTAAAAGGGACTGACTGGAAACCAAACCTCTATCATCGGATTCGTGGAAAAGATTTTCTCAATTGTATGGTTGGGTTGTTTTTGCGTAATTTAGCTAAACACAACAGCTAGCCTGCTGGCTAATGTCAGTTATACAGCATGCTACCCATTTTAACGTGAAAAGAACATGTCTGTGCCATTGATCCGAGCAACTGAAAAGTCAATAAATGCTCCAGTCCCTCTATGTCTGAATTTTCACCAtggctattttttaaaaaaaatgtaaattccttcttcttttcgaatgacacttcacacattccaACTACGGCGGcagagaagaaggctaaaatcatcagTTAGTTCTATAAACTAACTGACAAAACTATCAAGTTGATGCCTCTTTTATTCTTTCATTTGattcattattatatattttcgtttgttttttattacaaaataaataaataaaacagtgtaGTTGTTAGAATTGCCATAGTTACACCACGTGTTAGCATTTTTGTGTTGCTATTGTTAGATGAAGCACCACAATATTGACTTTTTTCGTTCAAAACTAACATTTAGTCATAAATATGCACATCGTGTATTTTAAAATCCGGCTAGTGATCATGAACGTGATCgtgttattgtgtgtgttttttttttattttgcactttccCTATGGACAAAATGGCGCCACCCGGTGGCTTTTGGGTCAAACCGCCTTCATCACCACAGTGGTCCGTCGCCGTCGCTGGGCTATGACGTCAGCGTACGCAATCGACGTCTGCCCAAACGCCGCAAAAATCAAAACGGCATAGCTATGGTGAGAAAACCGACGTGAATGAATGATTTTGTCGCCATTTTAAACCTCAtgtcaattttaaatgaaactctCCTTCACAGCGAACACAATGTGTGGTTTCTTTGTGCGCTAACTGCGTCGTCTCCACTGTAAACTCACGGCTAGGCTAACGTTGTTGTGtcgttttgtgttctttttattttttgtgttcagCTTTTCTATTCGTTTTTCAAGTCTCTGGTGGGTAAAGACGTGGTAGTGGAGCTAAAAAACGACCTGAGGTGAGccaaattgttgtattcatTACTAACCAACAACATTGTGTGAGTTCATCCAAAAATGATTGTAGCTAGCGCGCATGCGCGGTAGTAATGTACTTTTAGAACGTTActtatgattttcttttttttttttttttagcatatgtGGAACTCTTCATTCAGTTGACCAGgtatgaatatattttatttgtaaaaaataaatacacaatataTTTTAGAAATGTCCCAACTgtgcaaaaactgttttaaaaagaagaaaaaaagtaatgtaataAGAAGTCCATCCATGTGTAAAAATTGAACAGGAACAGTTGAAGCTAAACTTGCTTCTAACCAATAATAAAATCTCAATATCCATTGTTATAATAGCTTATTAAAATTTTTAAGGAAAGAAATACTTGAAGCAGGTTAAAAGCGCTTAGAAAGGAACTGCCTGGGTCAGAAGAAATGTCTTTGCAGACAAtcaacaaacatatttttgccTTGTTCTGAGATATTAAATCTCGGTTAGGGTTTAGTATTTGCCGTGTGAGTACTGTTTTACGATGTCGAAATGGCTGccattaaaaagaaacaaaaacaaaaaaaggtagtGTTGACCCAGGACCTTTGACCCGAACTTGACCCACTCTGGCTCGTCTCCTTTTCCTGTGTCAGTACCTCAACATCAAACTGACAGACATCAGCGTCACCGATCCGGAGAAATACCCGCACATGGTAAGCAATGtgactctgttgctaaccaaaacagcagcatttcCTATGCCCATTGATGAATCTGTAATGATAATTAGCGTTCCagacattaatggctgtgtgatgAGTTTTGAGGGGGCAGACAATTTATACTGTTATACAACACTGACTGCATAGTGAAGTAATTTATTCACTGTTGTTCCATGAAAAGATGATATATTGTATTTACAAATAACGTGTGGGGTGTTCTCACTTTTGTTGCTCCACAATGTTTATGTGACTTATCTGTTAGTCCATCCAACTGTGCAACTGCTGTCTTTAGTGACAATTAGCCTTCCAGAAGACTCTGAAATGCGGTCGCCCCACGATGTTGTGCGCACTTCACTGACACAAACTCTTGTGCTGGTCGCTTTCAGTTGTCGGTGAAAAACTGCTTCATCCGCGGCTCGGTGGTGCGCTACGTGCAGCTGCCCGCCGACGAGGTGGACACGCAGCTGCTTCAAGACGCCGCACGCAAAGAAGCCATGCAGCAGAAGCAGTGATCGCAGTTGTGGATGGGGGTAGGGTGTTTATTATTTCTTCGGGGTAGGGTTGTCACAAAGAAGACTTATTTTACGTACATTTAAAAAGACGCCAGGCATGGGTTCATCTTTGTTAGCCTGTGCTCAACTCCATGTTTGACATTAAGAAGACATCTTCGCAAAAATTTGAATCATGATGACAATAATTTATCTTGAAAATATCATAGAAGGATTTGGTTGTTTTAATTTCAAGTGAAAGAAACTTTGAGTCAACAGAGCCCAGCGGATTTCATACTTTCCTTAGTTTgtttactgtttttaaaaaatggcagacttttgTATGAAACGggtattttttttagtcatgTTTTGATGTCtactttcattattattattattttttttactcctttttttttttttttttttttactctgactTTATTTTTGGGCTCAATGGAACAGAAAGTTGCTTTGTAAATGACAGCGTTTCtgggaaataaaaatgcaaaatatcatGGCTAATCTCTGTGGTGTCTGTTTTAAGAGAACaaattgaataaatgtttttaaaaaatataatctaTAAAATTAGCTGTTGTACtaactcatttttaaaatatatatatataaaggagTACTGGACTAcactgatagaaaaaaaaatatacacctgtaataaaaaaaactgaaactgaaaattggtcaaggaaaaaaaaaagtgaatatttcaagaataaagtaattgactAAAGTGATatttcttttggaaaaaaaagtttattgtacaataaaatgtaaacttgtctttatttggagaaaaaaatcaatcttataaaaataaaataatttactttGTTGTAAcaagtcaaatgtttttaatagaaAGTCAATCTGGAACTCcaaaaaataaagctttttgggggagaaaagGTTATTTTTTAGTAAAATTACCAGaataaaattttttaatttgtgacaGAAGACTAAAGTTGTATTtctttaacaaatgttttttttttattttataaaaagtaATCTTGCACAAGAGAGCTGCAAacttaaaagaataaagtatttttcaGAGTACAAACGTTTTGAgtgatttaagaaaaaaatgcaatttaatgataaaattataagttttaagaaaaaagatgtactgtatttttaaagatAATGTCATCAATAAGCAtagttaaaataatattttttttctcatattacaACTTGTATTAATTTGCCATAAtacatttttctaaaaaaaaaagtgtccactcATTAATACATACAAATCAAATAcctttattttacattcataCATCAAAGGACATTGTACAATAGTTTTTTCAATTCCATTAGAAAATCCAAATCCAAAAAGATTTACAGTGATgcattttgcatgttttttaagGTTGATGACAAAGCAttgaaaaacatacacacacattcatacaaacatacacacacacacacacagggaaagGATTGGGGGCTTGTACCTTAATAGAGCTGAATTGCGTTGCCGTGGAGAAAAGGCACATTGAATCCAGTGTATATGTACAAAGTGACAATTACACAACTGTACGTGGGGAGCGATAACAATGACCAAAAACTGTAAACCTTCacttatgaaaaacaaaatccaacaacaacaaaaaaagaagaaaaacacctatacatccatccatccattgtctgtaccgctttatccacACAACATCAAAGACGATTGGCTCCGCCCGCAGAGAACAATCCcacaaatatgtataaatacacAATAATATGTCACAATATATTTATAATCGTACCCCTCAAGTGAGTGGCTCATGCATAAGCAGTTGTtggacaaaatgtaatttttttttaattttttttttaactcctttCACGGCAGTGCTTAAAAATGTATAGACAActccaattatttttaaaatatatttaaccaCTGGTCAATGTTTCCAGAAAAGTAAGTTATCtgatataaaatactgtattatctttttttaatctcctcAAAAATcctctcctccttttttttttttttacattccatCCTCTGACAAAATAGAGCCTTATACGTGTACTTTCAAAGCTTAGAAACACACATACTTATTATATAGATCTGTACGTATATAAAGTGACTCTACGTTCACATGTAGTGGaaacccgtttttttttttttttaacgcttgTTAGCGTAACATCGCCATTTTGATTTGTCCGAACACAGTGTGGCACTAGCGTCTTGAATGATTGTTGTACACATCAAAAGGGGTTGAGGAGCAAGATGGCCGCTGTCCATACAGTTTTTGGCCCATGTGGACATCTTGAGTACTGCTGCTGACATTTCAAATTTGAACATGATCCAAATAGATCTGTATTCCaagcaccccaaaaaaaaaaaaaaaaaacattggatgtCAGATTGACATGCAAGAAGGTTATCATTTTTGGCTTGTGTTGAGATCTAGAGTACTGCTGCTACAGTTTAAAATTTGTAAGCGTTTTGAATAAAACTGACCTGTATTCTGTGCACacacaccaacaacaacaacaaaaaaaggcatttttataTGTTCGGTGAACACTGTGTCACAGTGTGCCTCTTTTAAAAGACATTGACTCGATGAGAAATATGTAGTAACTTCAAACTTAAGGAAAATTATCATATTTTTAGCTTCTAGCATGTCAAATTTATTTGCAAGCTGAATGTGAGCAGTGTTCTGTGCACAAATAAATGTTGGAAGGACCGACACGAGCAAAAGTTAGAATTTTTGGTCCATGTGGCAATAGACTACTACTAGTAGTGTATAAAATTTTAACGCAATATGATTAAAACTGCGACCTCTGTTCTGTGCAGTAAAATATATCGGAGAACGCTATTTTGGATCAAGATGGCCACCATCGATACCATTTTCGGCTCATATCGAGATCACAAGTGTCTATCTACTAGCGTGTAACATTTGTGATGTGAACTGAATCAAACTGCGACCTGTCTTAACTGcacagcaggaaaaaaaaaaaaaaaaaaaaaagaagttggaTGGCATTTTGACTTGTTCGAGAAACAGTGTGGCACACTTTCGAATGACATTTTGACTGAACGTGAAATTTGTTGTCACTTCGCCCAAAGTGAAGAAAGCGATAGCATTTTTGGCTTATTTTGAGATCGAGTACTGCTACTAACTTGTAAAATGTTAACACGATCTGAATAAAACTGCTACCCGTGTTGATGATGAAATGTTAACTTTGCATGGCGGgctgacacaaaaaaagaaaaaacataacatttttggTCCATTTAGAGTGCTAACGTAACATTTTTGAAAGAGGTCAGAAAAATACACTGGAAAACGACATATTGATTAGCGGGGC carries:
- the inpp5d gene encoding phosphatidylinositol 3,4,5-trisphosphate 5-phosphatase 1, which produces MQSYQAWCHGNITRSKTEDLLSKAARDGSFLIRDSESITGAFALCVLFQNQVYTYRILSNEDKKLSVQASEGVPIRFFSMLPELVEAYHNLNMGLVTHLQYAVQREEEVEEEQDSNNPPPQLPPRNYTANDLKDGDVKSCEQSSKSLSDTFLMRLQHMDMSTIPEEQQALILDYFRTSICLDAEQVQNGNPSLPGLKKLTVAICKNLNSEIYRILPALEVCQRALDQQLSPGVGQLPKQIPADPGQSVPLRLEQLIKLLHSIEDKAINAVFNSVGYEGRHRKSLIPPVIFEVKQESRGIPTKMFMKVDVEGGKLHIKKAKDGPDDKYFVHNKIRQLVKSLKMHAKLVIVVETEKEKILRKEFVFDNTKKREGFCQLLQQMKNKHSEKPEPDMITVFVGTWNMGNAGPPHNVNSWFQCKGQGKTQDDTADHIPHDIYVIGTQEDPLGEREWADTVKGVLRDITNISFKQVAIQTLWNIRIMVLAKPEHENRISHVFSDSVKTGIANTLGNKGAVGVSFMFNGTSFGFVNSHLTSGSEKKLRRNQNYFNILRFLNLGDKKLNPFDITHQFTHLFWLGDLNYRVDFPNTEADYVVSKIKQQQYQELLCRDQLNMEINEDKVFLHFAEEEITFAPTYRFERYTRDKYAYTKAKTTGTKYNLPSWCDRVLRKSYPLVHVVCQAYGCTNDIMTSDHSPVFASFEVGVASQFVSKRDPNSPPQGGIQIMNCKATLLTKSKTKFFIEYHSSCLEKTVRTCEGENMEHLDGSIKVWFGNQVKLTPIISDAEYLLDQHILICVKSTDSDESYGEGCVALRAAQFCYTEFQVALTHNSEKSGVLTGGIQLPTSEGKPTEKLYDFVKVERDDSKGKSGDRTPASQSAHDISNPSYMEVSYKSGNVIDKGWSYSMPPRSLPIGGLAGIDSKKSPTGKPLKPVGVEASEMFDNPLYGSMRTSQSQSKDHDTMQKNQLMQPDPILGPKTPDGDPERPPVPTPRNRSFTCSESKPPLPAAVAQHKKPVFLSRSQGCVVNSRPPVPTKGPKLSDYRDNSELPIKHRPPTRAGQMLLQKDPHPNVPKVGHSVN
- the smx5 gene encoding smx5, whose protein sequence is MLFYSFFKSLVGKDVVVELKNDLSICGTLHSVDQYLNIKLTDISVTDPEKYPHMLSVKNCFIRGSVVRYVQLPADEVDTQLLQDAARKEAMQQKQ